One genomic window of Nakamurella panacisegetis includes the following:
- a CDS encoding APC family permease codes for MAHDLRSQPGPPPITPDKGLKRGALGLVSSVVIGVASTAPAYSLAATLGFIVTGVGLQSPAIVVLAFVPMLFTAIGYSELNKADPDCGTTFTWATRAFGPTTGWLGGWGILAADLLVMSSLAQVAGQYVFLLFDANDIGHDPTSNWVLLVGIAWIVLMTCICYVGIELSARLQRVLLAVELIVLLTFAVVALVRVGIGHAPTGAIGVSWSWLNPFRIDSFSAFFRGLLLMIFIYWGWDSAVSVNEETADPSRTPGRAAVLSTLLLVVTYALVTVAAQSFAGIGTSGIGLGNQDNAGDVLSVLGSAVFGPGWVGSFLSHLLVLMVLTSAAASTQTTILPTARTSLAMATYRALPRVFAKMHPRHLTPSVSTLTFGAVSIVLYAILNNVANPTSVIADCVTALGMMIAFYYGLTGFACTWYYRRTLRQSARNLWMRGILPTAGGLILYFALAWSLHDDWLDPNVSGAASYTVWHLPFSPHWNIGGVFLLGAGTVALGIGLMILQRLTQPPYFRGDTLAVSAAPAVGVTASQAPADESPDGESA; via the coding sequence ATGGCCCATGACCTGCGATCCCAACCCGGCCCGCCGCCGATAACGCCGGACAAGGGACTCAAGCGCGGGGCGCTGGGACTCGTCTCCAGCGTCGTCATCGGGGTGGCCTCGACGGCGCCGGCCTACAGCCTGGCCGCCACGCTCGGCTTCATCGTCACCGGCGTCGGCCTGCAGTCGCCGGCCATCGTGGTGCTGGCCTTCGTCCCGATGCTGTTCACCGCCATCGGCTACTCGGAGCTCAACAAGGCCGATCCGGACTGCGGGACGACGTTCACCTGGGCCACGCGGGCCTTCGGACCGACCACCGGCTGGCTCGGCGGCTGGGGCATCCTGGCCGCGGACCTGCTGGTGATGTCGAGCCTGGCCCAGGTGGCCGGGCAGTACGTCTTCCTCCTGTTCGACGCCAACGACATCGGTCACGACCCGACCAGCAACTGGGTGCTGCTGGTCGGCATCGCCTGGATCGTGCTGATGACCTGCATCTGCTACGTCGGCATCGAACTCTCGGCCCGGTTGCAGCGAGTGCTGCTGGCGGTGGAACTCATCGTGCTGCTGACCTTCGCCGTCGTGGCGTTGGTCAGGGTGGGGATCGGGCACGCGCCGACCGGCGCCATCGGGGTGTCCTGGTCCTGGCTGAACCCGTTCCGTATCGACTCGTTCTCGGCGTTCTTCCGCGGGCTGCTGTTGATGATCTTCATCTACTGGGGCTGGGACAGCGCCGTCTCGGTCAACGAGGAGACGGCCGACCCGTCGCGCACCCCCGGGCGCGCGGCCGTGCTGTCCACCCTGTTGCTGGTCGTCACCTACGCCCTGGTGACGGTGGCCGCGCAGTCGTTCGCCGGCATCGGGACCAGCGGCATCGGCCTTGGCAACCAGGACAACGCCGGCGACGTGCTGTCGGTGCTCGGCTCGGCCGTGTTCGGCCCGGGCTGGGTCGGCTCGTTCCTGTCGCACCTGCTGGTGCTGATGGTCCTGACCTCGGCCGCCGCGTCGACCCAGACCACCATCCTGCCCACCGCCCGGACGTCGTTGGCCATGGCCACCTATCGCGCCCTGCCGAGGGTCTTCGCCAAGATGCACCCCCGGCACCTGACGCCGTCCGTCTCGACCCTGACCTTCGGCGCGGTGTCGATCGTGCTGTACGCCATCCTGAACAACGTCGCCAACCCGACGAGTGTGATCGCCGACTGCGTGACGGCGCTCGGGATGATGATCGCGTTCTACTACGGCCTCACGGGTTTCGCCTGCACCTGGTACTACCGCCGGACCCTGCGCCAGAGCGCCCGGAACCTGTGGATGCGCGGGATCCTGCCGACCGCCGGCGGTCTGATCCTGTACTTCGCCCTGGCCTGGAGCCTGCACGACGACTGGCTGGACCCGAACGTGTCCGGCGCGGCCAGCTACACCGTCTGGCACCTGCCGTTCAGCCCGCACTGGAACATCGGGGGAGTGTTCCTGCTGGGCGCGGGCACCGTCGCGTTGGGCATCGGGCTGATGATTCTGCAGCGGCTCACGCAACCGCCGTACTTCCGGGGCGACACCCTGGCCGTGTCCGCCGCGCCGGCCGTGGGGGTCACGGCGAGCCAGGCCCCAGCGGACGAGTCGCCGGACGGCGAATCGGCCTGA
- the ygiD gene encoding 4,5-DOPA-extradiol-dioxygenase, with protein MPAAFIGHGNPMNALEVNRYTTAWRAFGQAVPRPRAILVVSAHWYINATAVTAMPRPRTIHDFYGFPPELFQVQYPAPGLPELATEVSDVVHPTWVGADVDSWGIDHGTWSVLAHAFPDASIPVVQLSINADKPLDHHLELGAKLAPLRDRGVLIVASGNVVHNLSGMNWKLADDGFDWAQRFDEEAKERMLTDPTEFATLDAHPDFRRAVPTPDHFIPALYLAGLAGEARSDSTDVLVDGYAYGSLSMTAYTLGMSCPHVAGVGGSSQPPASVPPDGSNI; from the coding sequence ATGCCCGCGGCGTTCATCGGCCACGGCAATCCGATGAACGCACTGGAAGTGAATCGCTACACCACCGCCTGGAGGGCATTCGGCCAGGCCGTGCCCCGGCCTCGAGCCATTCTGGTCGTCAGCGCGCATTGGTACATCAACGCGACGGCCGTGACCGCAATGCCGCGGCCGCGAACGATCCACGACTTCTACGGATTCCCGCCCGAACTGTTCCAGGTGCAATATCCCGCGCCCGGTCTGCCCGAACTGGCCACGGAGGTGAGTGACGTCGTCCATCCGACCTGGGTCGGGGCGGACGTCGACAGTTGGGGCATCGATCACGGGACGTGGTCGGTCCTGGCCCACGCCTTCCCCGATGCCTCCATACCGGTGGTGCAGCTGAGCATCAACGCCGACAAGCCGCTGGACCATCACCTGGAACTCGGCGCGAAGCTGGCCCCCCTACGAGACCGAGGGGTGCTCATCGTGGCCAGCGGCAACGTGGTGCACAACCTGAGTGGGATGAACTGGAAGCTGGCCGACGACGGATTCGACTGGGCCCAGCGGTTCGACGAGGAGGCCAAGGAACGGATGCTGACCGATCCGACGGAGTTCGCGACCCTGGATGCACATCCGGATTTCCGGCGGGCCGTGCCGACACCGGACCACTTCATACCGGCCCTGTACCTGGCCGGCCTGGCCGGCGAGGCCCGTTCGGATTCCACCGATGTGCTCGTCGACGGCTACGCCTACGGGTCGTTGTCGATGACGGCCTACACGCTCGGTATGTCGTGCCCCCACGTGGCCGGGGTCGGCGGTTCGTCGCAGCCGCCGGCCTCTGTGCCTCCGGACGGCTCCAACATCTGA
- the lon gene encoding endopeptidase La, translated as MTQTKNLPVLSLTESVILPGMVVPIELDESSQAAVDAARATSTDDSLGELLLAPRLKDRYAVYGVVATIEQVGRLAGGAPAAVLRAGRRAKIGAGVTGPGAALWVEAELVEDETPSDETRALAKEYKSLVIATLQQRDAWQVINTVEKMTDPATIADSAGWAPYLTTEQKRQLLETPSVHERLELVIEWTKAHLAEMDVAEKIRGDVREGMEKNQREFLLRQQLAAIRKELGEGEPDGAEDFRTRVETADLPEKVREAALREVGRLERASDQSPEAGWIRTWLDTVLEIPWTVKTEDNTDIGNARTVLDADHHGLDDVKDRIVEYLAVRGRRAARGLQVVGGRGSGAVMVLVGPPGVGKTSLGESVARALDRKFIRVALGGVRDEAEIRGHRRTYVGALPGRIVRAITEAGSMNPVVLLDEIDKVGADYRGDPAAALLEVLDPAQNHTFRDHYLDIDLDLSDVLFLATANVLDTIPSALLDRMELITMDGYTEDDKVAIARTHLLPRQLERAALSTDEVTITDAALHEIAADYTREAGVRQLERLLAKALRKVAARLATETGPIEIDEPQLKDLLGRPRFTPETAERTAVPGVATGLAVTGLGGDVLFIEANAVQVTEGGGQLKLTGQLGDVMKESAQIALSYLKAHAAEIGIAPEALQRNIHLHVPAGAVPKDGPSAGVTMVTALTSLALGRNVRADVAMTGEVTLNGRVLPIGGVKQKLLAAQRAGVKTVFIPKRNEPDLDDVPSEVLAALTVIPVSDVAEILAVALEPVAAAAAPVAA; from the coding sequence ATGACCCAGACCAAGAACCTGCCGGTGCTGTCCCTCACCGAGTCCGTCATCCTGCCCGGGATGGTGGTGCCGATCGAGTTGGACGAGTCCTCGCAGGCGGCCGTCGACGCGGCCCGCGCCACCAGCACCGACGACTCACTGGGTGAGTTGCTGCTGGCCCCCCGTCTCAAGGACCGCTACGCCGTGTACGGCGTCGTGGCCACCATCGAGCAGGTCGGCCGGCTGGCCGGCGGCGCTCCCGCCGCAGTGCTCCGCGCCGGCCGGCGGGCCAAGATCGGCGCCGGCGTCACCGGCCCCGGTGCCGCTCTGTGGGTCGAGGCGGAACTCGTCGAGGACGAGACCCCCAGCGACGAGACCCGCGCGCTGGCCAAGGAATACAAGTCCCTGGTGATCGCCACCCTGCAACAGCGGGACGCGTGGCAGGTCATCAACACGGTCGAGAAGATGACCGATCCGGCGACCATCGCCGACTCCGCCGGTTGGGCCCCGTATCTCACTACGGAGCAGAAGCGGCAGCTGCTGGAGACGCCGTCGGTGCACGAGCGGCTGGAACTGGTCATCGAGTGGACCAAGGCCCACCTGGCCGAGATGGACGTGGCCGAGAAGATCCGGGGCGACGTCCGGGAAGGCATGGAGAAGAACCAGCGCGAATTCCTGCTGCGTCAGCAGCTGGCGGCCATCCGCAAGGAACTCGGCGAGGGTGAACCCGATGGGGCGGAAGACTTCCGCACCCGGGTGGAGACCGCCGATCTGCCGGAGAAGGTGCGTGAAGCGGCGCTGCGCGAGGTCGGGCGCCTGGAACGGGCCAGCGACCAGAGCCCGGAGGCGGGCTGGATCCGGACCTGGCTGGACACGGTGCTGGAGATTCCGTGGACGGTCAAGACGGAGGACAACACCGACATCGGCAACGCCCGGACGGTGCTCGATGCCGATCACCACGGTCTGGACGACGTGAAGGACCGGATCGTGGAGTACCTGGCCGTGCGCGGTCGCCGCGCCGCCCGCGGACTGCAGGTGGTCGGCGGGCGCGGTTCCGGTGCCGTCATGGTGCTGGTCGGTCCGCCCGGCGTGGGAAAGACCTCTCTCGGCGAGAGTGTGGCCCGGGCCCTGGACCGGAAGTTCATCCGGGTGGCGCTGGGCGGCGTCCGGGACGAGGCCGAGATCCGCGGCCACCGGCGCACCTACGTCGGTGCGTTGCCCGGCCGCATCGTCCGGGCCATCACCGAGGCCGGTTCGATGAACCCGGTCGTGCTGCTGGACGAGATCGACAAGGTCGGCGCCGACTACCGGGGAGATCCGGCGGCCGCGCTGCTGGAGGTCCTGGACCCGGCGCAGAACCACACCTTCCGCGACCACTACCTGGACATCGACCTCGACCTGAGCGACGTGCTGTTCCTGGCCACCGCCAACGTCCTGGACACCATCCCGTCGGCCCTGCTGGACCGGATGGAACTGATCACCATGGACGGCTACACGGAGGACGACAAGGTCGCGATCGCCCGCACCCACCTGCTGCCCCGTCAGCTGGAACGGGCTGCGCTGTCGACCGACGAGGTGACGATCACCGACGCCGCGCTGCACGAGATCGCGGCCGACTACACCCGGGAGGCCGGCGTCCGGCAACTGGAACGCCTGCTGGCCAAGGCCCTTCGCAAGGTCGCCGCCCGGCTGGCCACCGAGACCGGCCCGATCGAGATCGACGAGCCGCAGCTCAAGGATCTGTTGGGACGGCCAAGGTTCACCCCGGAGACGGCCGAGCGGACCGCGGTACCCGGCGTCGCCACCGGCCTGGCCGTCACCGGCCTGGGCGGGGACGTGCTGTTCATCGAGGCCAACGCGGTCCAGGTGACCGAGGGCGGCGGGCAGCTCAAGCTCACCGGTCAGCTGGGTGACGTCATGAAGGAGTCGGCGCAGATCGCGCTGTCCTACCTCAAGGCGCACGCGGCGGAGATCGGGATCGCCCCGGAAGCGTTGCAGCGCAACATTCACCTGCACGTTCCGGCCGGTGCGGTGCCGAAGGACGGACCGTCCGCGGGCGTGACCATGGTGACCGCGCTGACCTCGCTGGCGCTGGGCCGCAATGTGCGGGCCGACGTGGCGATGACCGGTGAGGTCACGCTGAACGGCCGGGTGCTGCCGATCGGCGGGGTCAAGCAGAAGTTGCTGGCGGCCCAGCGGGCGGGGGTCAAGACGGTCTTCATCCCGAAGCGGAACGAGCCCGACCTGGACGACGTGCCGTCGGAGGTCCTCGCCGCACTGACCGTGATCCCGGTGAGCGACGTGGCCGAGATCCTGGCCGTCGCGCTCGAGCCGGTCGCCGCGGCCGCGGCGCCCGTGGCCGCCTGA